A portion of the Flavobacterium magnum genome contains these proteins:
- a CDS encoding peptide-N-glycosidase F-related protein, with product MKKTLLFFAICLFLSPFSNLQAMSPTAPPSKKALTIYNLTVFDEILFFDGYAATVSTPTPPAGIIRHRNDLYARMLTEDELASFGPGITMNVTVKAACDNYDRIGNVNLAFVPKGATTYTPADVQRIELGRFITPFMNKNLTPDEVPYTFDVSNVYKIFNDPSIIAAYDIWVELEIFGVPYAAQTQVAGCSGRNDVFFGTLEFVSDTDALPEPGINYLLPLNFKKDLNNYAAGATDIIGQTVRTIDFELPATVNNASFYLITSNHGANSGGEEYNRRNHYIYLDNVGILVYKPGSYSCEPFRIYNTQGNGIYGASPRTPAQWQSFSNWCPGDVIPIRKISLGNLAAGMHSFKITVPSAQFVDQQGYIPVSLYLQGSLSEPLGTTTLTENNFSLYPNPAKDYVMIQADAPIKEITLHNVLGQEVGTGSLGTNIDLTSLSAGVYIVQVRFANDKVIVKRLVKE from the coding sequence ATGAAAAAAACTTTACTTTTTTTTGCGATCTGCCTTTTCCTGAGTCCATTCAGCAACCTGCAGGCGATGTCGCCGACAGCGCCGCCTTCAAAAAAGGCACTTACCATCTACAACCTGACCGTATTTGACGAAATCCTCTTTTTCGACGGATATGCCGCGACCGTGTCAACCCCCACACCGCCAGCCGGTATCATCCGACATAGGAATGATCTGTATGCGAGGATGCTTACTGAAGATGAATTGGCTTCATTCGGGCCCGGAATTACGATGAATGTTACGGTGAAAGCGGCCTGCGACAATTACGACCGGATCGGAAATGTCAATCTGGCTTTTGTGCCGAAAGGCGCGACAACATACACGCCGGCCGATGTACAACGCATCGAATTGGGGCGTTTCATCACCCCGTTCATGAATAAAAATCTCACGCCTGACGAGGTGCCCTATACATTTGACGTATCAAATGTCTATAAGATATTTAATGATCCCTCGATAATTGCAGCGTACGATATTTGGGTGGAACTGGAAATTTTCGGGGTGCCTTATGCCGCCCAGACACAGGTTGCCGGATGCTCCGGACGCAATGACGTATTTTTCGGGACGCTTGAGTTTGTTTCTGATACCGATGCGCTGCCTGAACCGGGAATCAACTACCTTTTGCCACTCAATTTTAAGAAAGACCTGAACAATTATGCCGCAGGGGCGACGGACATTATCGGGCAGACCGTAAGGACCATCGACTTCGAGTTGCCGGCAACGGTGAACAATGCAAGTTTTTACCTGATTACCTCCAATCACGGTGCGAACTCGGGCGGGGAAGAATACAACAGGAGAAACCATTATATCTATCTGGATAACGTGGGGATACTGGTGTATAAGCCCGGGAGTTACAGCTGCGAGCCTTTCAGGATTTACAACACGCAGGGGAACGGAATTTATGGGGCGTCTCCGCGTACACCGGCACAGTGGCAGTCTTTCAGCAACTGGTGTCCCGGTGATGTAATTCCGATCAGGAAAATCTCGCTGGGCAATCTTGCAGCCGGAATGCACTCGTTTAAGATTACGGTACCGTCGGCGCAGTTTGTAGACCAGCAGGGATACATCCCGGTGTCGTTGTACCTGCAGGGTAGCTTGTCCGAACCTTTGGGCACAACCACACTGACAGAGAATAATTTCAGTTTATATCCCAACCCGGCGAAAGATTATGTGATGATTCAGGCCGATGCCCCAATAAAAGAGATTACACTGCACAACGTCCTTGGTCAGGAAGTCGGCACAGGCAGTTTGGGAACCAACATAGACCTGACCTCCCTTTCGGCAGGGGTTTACATCGTACAGGTTCGTTTTGCGAACGATAAAGTGATCGTAAAGCGACTGGTCAAAGAATAA
- a CDS encoding SusC/RagA family TonB-linked outer membrane protein produces the protein MRNFILSFMAFVSLLCLPSWVSAQNISGKVMDEMGMPMPGVSVTLVTSTTGTITDMDGNFSIAAKSGEQLQFSFLGYQSQTVSAAEGMTVAMKPATTDLSEVVVIGYGTANKRDLTGSIVKIKGSEVADKPNTNPIASLQGKVAGLQITNSGQPGQEPDIRIRGTVSKFRTKPLYVIDGIWNDNMSFVNPNDIESLDVLKDPSSLAVFGVRGANGVIIVTTKKAKEGKTVVNFNTSTGVKDITDAPSMTNGAQFRTLYDQQRANQGLAPYSFYNLFNGDTNWVDEISASSPMITMYNISVSNGDEKNKIYVGAGYTEEEGLIKNEKLKKFTFNINDELKVSDRLKVGVGMNGYDARLPQLHDFIAALNATPIVEAFNVTEGVYNQLPSEIGGPQIGNPLASVDLVNNGTQLNRDTRFVGNVFAELKLIDNLKIRGNYLADLGFSRGRGYTPVFDVYAAESDQLTPYAGNTVTSVNQFKSDSQYVQQELLLTYDKSFGKHNIASVLGYTRSETRFSSMNGSVRADVANNFQIPNDPRFWYINVSPFGDISTRISNSSEDSRSTVSYLARVLYNYDGKYLLNATYRNDASSELTKKFNAWSVGAAWEISKESFMNNSVLNYLKIKGSAGQLGNQVSSIPYPGYPGYISGTAGAAVFGDVPAIGFTSAFLPNSELNWEVVTSYEFGFELATLKNRLSMEANYYNKRTSDLLDFVFFGGNQASSKYVNAGEIENKGIELMGTWKDKIGDFEYSISGNFTSIDNKVISTYDTGSIFQNGSSIVKAGAPIGAFYGYEVEGVYQSYADILASPPSALGSYDVGDLKFRDRNGDGVINPDDRGIIGNPTPDFTYGFSLNLNYKNFSLSADFQGVYGNEIWRDWGNGSTFAPFNYRSDRLNAWNGPGTSNWEPRLNTATGYNINNASTYMIEDGSYMRLRNIQLGYAFDTKFLESISIQNMRLFINAQNPFTWANNSGFSPEAPGSPTRFGVDTGGYPVPAIYSLGLSVTF, from the coding sequence ATGAGAAATTTTATCTTGAGCTTTATGGCTTTCGTTTCTCTGCTGTGCTTACCGTCCTGGGTTTCCGCCCAGAACATTTCAGGTAAGGTAATGGACGAGATGGGAATGCCAATGCCGGGCGTGAGCGTTACTTTAGTGACATCAACTACCGGAACGATTACCGACATGGACGGTAATTTCTCGATTGCGGCCAAATCAGGCGAGCAACTGCAATTTTCTTTTCTGGGTTACCAAAGCCAGACCGTTTCTGCGGCAGAGGGTATGACCGTCGCCATGAAGCCTGCGACAACAGACCTTTCCGAAGTTGTGGTTATCGGTTATGGAACGGCAAACAAGCGCGACCTTACCGGATCGATTGTAAAAATCAAGGGCAGTGAGGTAGCTGACAAACCAAATACCAACCCTATTGCTTCACTGCAGGGAAAAGTTGCCGGTTTGCAAATTACCAATTCGGGGCAGCCCGGGCAGGAGCCTGACATCAGGATTCGAGGAACTGTGAGTAAGTTCCGTACGAAGCCGTTGTATGTTATTGATGGTATTTGGAACGACAATATGAGTTTTGTGAATCCTAATGACATCGAGTCGCTTGATGTGTTAAAAGATCCATCGTCCTTAGCGGTATTCGGGGTACGGGGCGCTAATGGTGTTATTATTGTAACTACTAAAAAAGCGAAGGAAGGTAAGACGGTAGTGAACTTTAATACCTCTACTGGTGTGAAAGATATTACCGATGCACCGAGCATGACAAATGGCGCGCAGTTCCGGACCTTGTATGATCAGCAACGTGCCAACCAGGGATTGGCGCCTTACAGTTTTTACAATCTTTTCAATGGCGACACCAATTGGGTTGATGAGATCTCAGCAAGCAGCCCGATGATTACGATGTATAACATTTCGGTATCTAACGGCGACGAAAAAAATAAGATATATGTTGGTGCAGGCTATACCGAAGAGGAAGGCCTGATTAAGAATGAGAAACTTAAAAAATTTACATTCAATATCAATGATGAGTTGAAAGTGAGTGACCGGTTAAAGGTTGGTGTGGGCATGAACGGCTATGACGCAAGATTGCCACAGCTTCATGACTTCATTGCAGCATTGAATGCCACGCCAATTGTTGAGGCTTTTAATGTGACCGAGGGCGTTTACAATCAGTTGCCTTCTGAAATCGGAGGCCCGCAAATCGGAAACCCGTTGGCAAGCGTTGACCTGGTTAATAACGGAACCCAGCTTAACCGGGATACCCGTTTCGTTGGGAATGTATTCGCCGAATTGAAGTTAATCGACAATCTGAAAATCCGTGGAAACTACCTTGCAGATCTTGGTTTTTCACGCGGACGGGGCTATACGCCGGTGTTTGATGTCTATGCTGCCGAGTCGGATCAACTCACGCCTTATGCCGGTAATACGGTAACCAGCGTGAATCAATTCAAGAGTGATTCGCAATATGTGCAACAGGAGTTGCTGCTGACATACGATAAGAGTTTTGGCAAGCACAATATCGCGTCGGTCTTGGGTTACACCCGTTCCGAAACCAGATTCAGTTCTATGAATGGTTCAGTAAGGGCTGATGTGGCCAATAATTTCCAAATTCCGAATGACCCGCGATTTTGGTACATCAACGTGTCTCCGTTCGGTGACATTTCAACAAGGATTTCAAATTCCAGCGAGGACAGCCGCTCAACGGTATCTTATCTGGCAAGGGTTTTGTATAATTATGACGGGAAATACCTTCTCAACGCCACTTACCGCAATGATGCTTCGTCAGAACTGACGAAAAAATTCAACGCATGGTCTGTAGGGGCAGCGTGGGAAATTTCAAAAGAATCATTTATGAACAACTCGGTACTCAATTACCTGAAAATAAAGGGTTCTGCAGGCCAGCTGGGTAATCAGGTAAGCAGTATACCATATCCGGGCTATCCAGGCTATATTTCGGGTACGGCAGGCGCTGCGGTGTTCGGAGATGTTCCTGCGATCGGATTTACCAGTGCATTCCTGCCAAACTCGGAGCTGAACTGGGAGGTTGTGACCTCATACGAATTTGGCTTCGAATTGGCGACGCTCAAAAACCGCCTGTCAATGGAAGCAAACTATTACAACAAGAGAACCAGCGACCTGTTGGATTTCGTATTCTTCGGCGGCAATCAGGCGAGCAGCAAATACGTCAATGCCGGTGAGATTGAAAACAAGGGAATTGAGCTGATGGGCACATGGAAAGATAAGATCGGGGATTTCGAATACTCCATATCCGGAAACTTCACCTCGATTGATAACAAGGTTATTTCGACTTATGACACTGGCTCCATTTTTCAAAATGGCTCTTCAATCGTTAAAGCTGGCGCACCAATCGGCGCGTTCTATGGCTATGAAGTAGAAGGCGTTTACCAATCTTATGCTGACATCCTCGCCTCACCGCCAAGCGCACTGGGCAGTTATGACGTCGGAGACCTGAAATTCAGGGACCGGAATGGAGACGGTGTAATCAATCCCGATGATCGTGGGATAATTGGCAACCCAACTCCTGATTTCACCTACGGGTTTTCATTGAATCTAAATTATAAGAATTTTAGTCTCTCTGCGGACTTCCAAGGTGTTTATGGTAACGAAATCTGGAGAGACTGGGGTAATGGCTCTACGTTTGCACCATTCAATTACAGAAGCGACAGGTTGAACGCATGGAACGGTCCCGGTACCTCTAACTGGGAACCCAGGCTGAATACTGCAACCGGATACAATATAAATAATGCGTCGACCTACATGATTGAAGACGGCAGTTACATGAGGTTAAGGAATATTCAATTAGGTTATGCGTTCGATACCAAATTCCTCGAAAGTATCTCGATTCAGAATATGAGGCTGTTTATCAACGCCCAGAACCCTTTTACATGGGCCAACAATTCCGGTTTCTCGCCGGAGGCTCCGGGCAGCCCTACGAGGTTTGGCGTCGATACAGGTGGTTATCCGGTGCCGGCTATTTATTCATTGGGTCTTAGTGTAACTTTCTAA
- a CDS encoding LuxR C-terminal-related transcriptional regulator: MKRIVSVISLYFLIAAANAQELLPFVENFTKTEYGGDNQNWNVAQGSDNAIYFANNHYFLRYNGVKWEKYTLPNKTVIRSVFIDRDKVYTGSYKEFGYWQRIQGKMKYFSLTGKNLFSGSDNEEIWKIFKFNGRIYFQSFNELFIYDRSGIRKVRFPFQISYCYIVDKQIYVASVRQGVYVMDGDTFIKKERWSSIDQNVIHNIEKSGGKVYIFTKTNGIYVAKNDRLEPWEAPLNEKLKKEVIVTAKFVNDSTLAVGTGLQGLYIVDLRDNSYKNFNRENALKNNAVLSILVDRENDLWLGLDNGIAHIEINSAVNVFSDNLGILGSVYGISTIDDGYLFVTNHSVFLYKDKQLQSIPNSQGQVWDIFKLGSRYVIGHNDGTFIFDGKNLKKVNNVNGGWSMYKSDYDHVYFQPNYSGIAYYTDSGEFTNPRFLSRLTKPIRNVAQNKPNELWAADNYRSLYRIRYDDQFRTTEIQNISQQNGIKNDFGVKIFTYKNEILFLIDKVWYTFNAISEKLVKDAIFNKSFRNISDIIPIDDEHFIVVNSDLLYVVSQINNEFIWEVIPEKYYEGKLIFESSKAFKTGNTILLNLDDGFISYALGQSDHRADQVKIEAFYQGDLITEDTDIKYNQSVEINVIPGNYGYRRQELFYKLNDAGDFQRVIKGSLVLNNLHSGNQLVSFYFFNGKDYVKVKEFNFGVDNPWYFSWWMVLVYILIISGSFFLYYRWNAFRYRQKLQLKEEELKHEQKILELQLKAENELNVQEYEKHILELEIQSKSSEVAGKSLSIAKQSEMIENIQHLLETEGDIQKLKNEIRKVVKINAVNKHEWETFETNLNQIHNEFIINLTRKFPNLTSKDIRLCVYLKMNLSSKEIAPMMNISFRGVELHRYRLRKKLNLNQDENLNKFMLSI; encoded by the coding sequence GTGAAACGGATTGTATCAGTAATTTCTCTTTATTTCCTGATTGCCGCCGCCAATGCTCAGGAGCTGCTGCCGTTTGTTGAGAATTTTACCAAGACCGAATACGGCGGTGACAACCAAAACTGGAATGTGGCGCAAGGCAGTGACAACGCGATTTACTTTGCGAACAATCACTACTTCCTTCGTTATAACGGGGTAAAATGGGAAAAGTATACGCTTCCGAACAAAACCGTCATCAGATCAGTATTTATAGATCGTGATAAGGTGTACACGGGTTCGTACAAGGAGTTCGGCTACTGGCAGCGGATACAGGGTAAGATGAAGTATTTTTCACTTACGGGAAAGAACCTTTTCAGCGGTTCGGACAATGAGGAAATCTGGAAAATCTTCAAATTCAATGGCCGTATTTATTTCCAGTCTTTCAATGAACTTTTTATTTACGACCGTTCAGGCATACGTAAAGTCAGATTCCCGTTCCAGATTTCCTATTGCTATATCGTTGACAAACAGATTTATGTCGCGTCGGTAAGACAGGGCGTTTATGTGATGGACGGCGACACATTCATTAAAAAGGAACGTTGGTCGTCTATTGACCAGAATGTGATCCACAATATTGAAAAGTCGGGTGGCAAGGTTTATATTTTCACCAAAACCAATGGCATTTACGTCGCCAAAAATGACCGGCTTGAGCCATGGGAAGCGCCGCTTAATGAAAAGCTTAAAAAGGAGGTCATCGTCACGGCCAAATTTGTAAACGACAGCACGCTGGCCGTTGGCACGGGACTGCAGGGCTTGTATATCGTGGACTTACGGGACAATTCCTATAAAAATTTCAATCGCGAAAATGCGCTGAAGAATAATGCGGTACTTTCTATACTTGTGGACAGGGAAAATGATCTGTGGCTCGGACTTGACAATGGTATTGCGCACATCGAAATCAATTCGGCGGTCAACGTGTTTTCGGACAATCTGGGCATTTTAGGGTCTGTTTATGGCATATCGACGATTGATGATGGCTACCTTTTTGTTACCAACCACAGCGTGTTTCTTTACAAAGACAAGCAATTGCAGTCGATACCAAACTCGCAGGGCCAGGTCTGGGACATCTTCAAGCTCGGCAGCCGTTATGTAATCGGGCACAATGACGGAACGTTCATCTTCGACGGCAAAAATCTTAAAAAAGTGAACAACGTCAACGGGGGATGGAGCATGTACAAAAGCGACTACGACCATGTATATTTCCAGCCGAATTATTCAGGGATTGCGTATTACACCGATTCCGGGGAGTTCACCAATCCGCGGTTTCTGTCACGACTCACAAAACCCATCCGCAATGTCGCGCAGAACAAACCGAACGAACTTTGGGCTGCGGACAACTATCGAAGCCTCTATAGGATCCGCTATGATGACCAATTCCGAACGACTGAAATTCAAAACATTTCGCAGCAAAATGGTATAAAGAATGATTTCGGGGTCAAAATCTTTACGTATAAGAACGAGATATTGTTCCTCATCGATAAGGTCTGGTATACTTTCAATGCCATATCTGAAAAACTGGTAAAGGATGCTATTTTCAATAAGTCGTTTCGCAACATTTCAGATATCATTCCCATAGATGATGAACATTTTATCGTTGTCAACTCGGACCTGCTGTACGTGGTTTCACAGATAAACAACGAATTTATCTGGGAAGTCATACCTGAAAAATATTACGAAGGCAAATTGATTTTTGAAAGCTCTAAAGCGTTTAAGACCGGTAATACCATATTGCTTAACCTCGATGACGGATTCATTTCCTATGCGTTGGGGCAATCAGACCACCGTGCTGACCAGGTGAAAATTGAAGCATTTTACCAGGGTGACCTGATTACGGAAGATACGGACATCAAGTACAACCAATCGGTAGAAATTAATGTCATACCCGGAAATTACGGGTACAGGAGGCAGGAGCTGTTCTATAAGTTGAATGATGCCGGCGATTTCCAGCGCGTCATTAAAGGCAGCCTTGTACTGAACAACCTGCACAGTGGTAACCAGCTCGTGAGTTTTTATTTCTTTAACGGAAAGGACTATGTGAAAGTAAAAGAGTTCAATTTTGGCGTCGACAATCCATGGTATTTTTCATGGTGGATGGTATTGGTCTATATATTGATCATATCGGGGAGTTTCTTTTTGTATTATCGCTGGAACGCGTTCCGATACAGGCAGAAACTGCAGCTCAAGGAAGAAGAACTGAAACACGAACAGAAAATACTCGAGTTGCAACTAAAGGCCGAAAATGAACTCAACGTGCAGGAATATGAAAAGCACATCCTTGAGCTTGAAATCCAGTCAAAATCAAGTGAGGTGGCCGGAAAATCACTTTCGATTGCCAAACAGAGCGAAATGATTGAGAACATCCAGCATCTACTCGAGACAGAAGGTGATATACAGAAGCTAAAGAATGAGATTCGGAAAGTCGTCAAAATCAACGCAGTCAACAAACATGAATGGGAGACGTTTGAGACGAACCTGAACCAGATCCATAATGAATTCATCATTAACCTCACGAGGAAATTTCCAAACTTAACCTCGAAAGACATCAGGCTTTGTGTGTACCTTAAAATGAATCTGTCGTCAAAAGAGATCGCCCCGATGATGAATATCTCATTTCGCGGCGTGGAATTGCATCGCTACCGCCTGCGCAAAAAACTCAATTTAAACCAGGATGAAAATTTAAATAAGTTCATGCTATCTATTTAG
- a CDS encoding LamG domain-containing protein, with the protein MKKITFNLAKTGLAIALVLSMSGCQQNMDHPAMGAYPEDENPAGGPLKFFVTFDRESENPLMRAVDETRAKFPTENDFTQIDGVSGKAAQGSADKAIRYPKPNDWASTAESFTVAFWEKHNGQTKNGANPGAEHIFSIPSSNGHWSEATMFLLFDQYGGSSSAAAIKFVMVDKNMGDSWMTWENENSIEGVLDNQWHHFAFVYDANTSEFTMYIDGVNRGTKTWGTHGPINLDDSKITGFRIGNGPQKQNDSGDNWLFSNWKGGLDQFRLYNIPLSQAEVQNLFAEKK; encoded by the coding sequence ATGAAAAAAATCACATTTAACCTAGCAAAGACAGGACTGGCGATTGCGTTAGTCTTGTCGATGTCCGGCTGCCAGCAAAACATGGATCATCCCGCAATGGGCGCGTATCCTGAAGATGAGAACCCCGCCGGCGGCCCTTTGAAGTTCTTTGTAACTTTCGATCGTGAAAGCGAAAATCCTTTAATGCGTGCTGTTGATGAGACACGCGCAAAGTTCCCGACGGAAAACGATTTCACTCAAATTGATGGTGTCAGCGGCAAAGCGGCACAGGGCAGTGCAGACAAAGCGATCAGATATCCTAAACCAAATGATTGGGCCAGTACGGCCGAGAGTTTTACGGTAGCTTTCTGGGAAAAGCACAATGGGCAGACCAAAAACGGCGCTAACCCGGGAGCAGAGCACATCTTCAGTATCCCTTCGTCTAACGGCCACTGGTCTGAGGCTACCATGTTTCTGCTATTTGACCAGTACGGCGGCTCGTCTTCTGCCGCAGCGATAAAGTTCGTCATGGTCGACAAAAATATGGGCGACAGCTGGATGACATGGGAAAATGAAAATTCTATTGAAGGGGTTTTGGATAACCAATGGCACCATTTTGCGTTCGTCTATGACGCGAATACATCGGAATTTACTATGTACATCGATGGTGTGAACCGCGGTACCAAAACCTGGGGAACGCACGGACCGATAAATCTTGACGACTCGAAAATCACTGGTTTCAGGATCGGTAACGGACCGCAAAAACAGAATGATTCTGGCGATAACTGGTTGTTTTCAAATTGGAAAGGTGGATTAGACCAGTTCAGGTTATACAACATCCCTTTGTCTCAGGCCGAAGTGCAGAATTTGTTCGCAGAAAAGAAATAA
- a CDS encoding RagB/SusD family nutrient uptake outer membrane protein, with the protein MKNKNIKRLFIVAVAGAMLMASCNDDDFLDKKPEGQAVPGEVEIGGFDAQAFGLYAKFRTQAGIADWSRYWFQSIRSDDAAKGSTSDDAAGFGTIFDTYQYSAVEGFAASNWGGHFNLIFDCNDLIADVDESGDVTEGTLINRAEATAFRALCYFELRRDYGEVPLVLNRVVDPSDSYKPKSSIADIDAQIVADLQYAIEHLPTSWPAYPGRATKGFAIALLGKLYLYQQNWTQALAQFETVMTYGYGLYPNFNELFLQKADNSVESIFEVQFTRIAGQNYSSNYWESQGVRGSSVWDLGWGFNVPTQALVDAFEPGDPRKAATILYSGQDDGYGNVLPTAPPLAQPYWNKKAYTLKSERESFGENKNHWSNIRIIRYADVLLMAAEAANELGQTTVATGYLNQVRARARGNSGALPDITSGDQGTVRAAIKHERRVELALEGERFYDLVRWGDAVSVLGGLGYQDKNKFYPVPQTVIDESQGIIAQNPNY; encoded by the coding sequence ATGAAAAATAAAAATATTAAAAGATTATTTATCGTAGCGGTTGCCGGAGCGATGCTGATGGCGTCCTGTAACGACGATGATTTTTTAGATAAGAAACCCGAAGGCCAGGCAGTCCCTGGTGAGGTCGAAATAGGAGGCTTCGATGCGCAGGCATTTGGCCTGTATGCCAAATTCAGGACACAGGCAGGTATTGCAGACTGGAGCCGTTACTGGTTTCAGAGCATCCGATCGGACGATGCCGCCAAAGGCAGTACTAGCGATGACGCCGCCGGTTTCGGAACCATTTTTGATACCTACCAGTACTCGGCCGTTGAAGGATTTGCCGCAAGCAATTGGGGCGGGCATTTTAACCTGATCTTCGACTGCAATGATTTGATTGCAGACGTCGACGAGTCCGGAGATGTCACAGAAGGTACTTTGATAAACAGGGCTGAAGCCACTGCATTCAGGGCGCTGTGTTACTTTGAACTAAGACGTGATTACGGAGAAGTACCATTGGTTTTAAACAGGGTCGTCGATCCGTCAGATTCGTACAAGCCTAAATCCTCGATAGCGGATATAGATGCGCAGATTGTCGCCGATTTGCAGTATGCCATTGAACACCTTCCTACTTCCTGGCCTGCGTATCCGGGCCGTGCCACCAAAGGATTTGCTATCGCGCTGCTGGGTAAGCTTTATCTGTATCAGCAAAACTGGACTCAGGCATTAGCCCAATTTGAAACGGTAATGACTTATGGATACGGACTTTATCCAAACTTTAATGAATTGTTTCTGCAAAAAGCCGACAATTCGGTAGAATCTATTTTTGAAGTTCAATTTACACGCATCGCCGGTCAGAACTATTCAAGTAACTACTGGGAATCACAGGGCGTACGCGGGAGCAGCGTATGGGATTTAGGCTGGGGCTTCAACGTGCCTACACAGGCTTTGGTAGATGCTTTCGAACCTGGTGATCCGCGTAAGGCGGCAACAATACTATATTCAGGTCAGGACGACGGATATGGAAATGTACTGCCTACGGCACCACCATTGGCACAACCCTATTGGAATAAGAAGGCCTACACGCTGAAGTCGGAGCGCGAAAGTTTTGGAGAAAATAAAAATCACTGGTCTAATATCCGCATCATTCGTTATGCTGATGTACTGCTCATGGCTGCAGAAGCGGCGAATGAACTGGGGCAGACTACCGTCGCTACAGGATACCTCAATCAGGTGCGCGCGCGCGCCAGAGGAAATTCAGGCGCACTTCCCGATATTACATCAGGAGATCAGGGTACAGTACGGGCTGCAATCAAGCATGAGAGACGGGTAGAACTGGCATTGGAAGGTGAACGTTTTTATGACCTCGTACGCTGGGGAGATGCAGTGTCAGTCCTTGGTGGCTTGGGTTATCAGGATAAAAACAAATTTTACCCTGTGCCGCAGACCGTCATTGATGAGTCGCAGGGCATCATCGCGCAGAATCCGAATTATTAA
- a CDS encoding NAD(P)-dependent oxidoreductase, which translates to MKFGIIKERKSPPDRRVVFTPEELVRLKAQHPEAEIKVESSDIRVFKDSEYAELGLEVTTDMSDCDVLFGVKEVPVDALIPGKKYFFFSHTIKKQPHNRKLLQAILEKKIDLYDHETIVDKHFKRLIGFGRYAGIVGAYNGMRAFGIKFELYNLPKAETLAHKEDLVQRLRRLVLPPIKIVLTGHGKVGSGAKEILDAMKIKQVSVEDYLAKNFDGPVYTQIDVLDYNRRADGAAADKANFYKHPDAYVSDFERFSKVSDIFIAGHFYANEAPVILTRSMLAAPDNKIKVIADISCDVDGPIESTIKASTIAEPLYGYLPSKHTEVDIFHPAAIVVMAVDNLPCELPKDASEGFGEMFMEHVVPAFFNGDRDGILERAKITENGQLTERFKYLQDYVNGYELEKIPV; encoded by the coding sequence ATGAAATTCGGAATTATCAAAGAAAGAAAAAGTCCGCCTGACAGAAGGGTGGTCTTTACACCTGAAGAATTGGTACGCCTTAAGGCACAGCACCCTGAGGCGGAAATCAAAGTGGAGAGCTCAGACATCAGGGTGTTTAAGGACAGCGAATATGCTGAGCTTGGACTCGAAGTAACAACCGATATGAGCGACTGCGACGTGCTTTTCGGCGTTAAGGAAGTGCCGGTTGACGCGTTAATCCCGGGAAAGAAATACTTCTTCTTTTCACATACAATCAAAAAACAGCCGCACAATCGTAAGCTGTTGCAGGCCATCCTTGAGAAAAAAATAGATTTATACGATCATGAGACCATTGTCGACAAGCACTTTAAAAGGCTGATCGGTTTTGGCCGTTACGCAGGGATCGTAGGCGCTTATAACGGCATGCGTGCATTCGGCATCAAGTTTGAATTGTACAATCTGCCTAAAGCGGAAACGCTCGCGCACAAAGAGGATCTGGTACAAAGGCTCAGACGGCTTGTCCTGCCGCCGATCAAAATTGTACTTACCGGCCACGGCAAGGTAGGCAGCGGCGCCAAGGAGATTCTGGACGCCATGAAAATCAAGCAGGTTTCCGTCGAGGATTACCTCGCGAAAAACTTCGACGGCCCGGTTTACACACAAATTGATGTGCTCGATTACAACAGGCGCGCTGACGGTGCCGCGGCGGATAAAGCAAATTTTTATAAGCATCCGGACGCCTATGTTTCCGATTTTGAACGGTTTTCAAAAGTATCGGACATCTTTATTGCGGGTCATTTTTACGCCAATGAGGCGCCCGTCATACTGACACGCAGCATGCTCGCAGCGCCTGATAATAAGATTAAGGTGATTGCTGATATTTCGTGCGATGTGGACGGCCCTATCGAATCCACCATCAAGGCGTCAACAATTGCTGAACCACTCTATGGCTATCTTCCTTCAAAACATACAGAGGTCGACATCTTCCATCCTGCGGCCATCGTTGTGATGGCAGTAGACAACCTCCCCTGCGAATTGCCGAAAGATGCGAGTGAAGGCTTCGGGGAAATGTTTATGGAGCATGTGGTGCCGGCATTCTTCAACGGCGACAGGGACGGTATCCTTGAACGTGCAAAAATCACGGAAAACGGACAACTGACTGAACGTTTTAAATACCTTCAGGACTACGTAAACGGTTACGAATTAGAAAAAATCCCGGTATAA